From Bdellovibrionales bacterium, one genomic window encodes:
- the pilP gene encoding type IV pilus biogenesis protein PilP — MKIAAKTSLIVIALAFGLVSGFSSLARAEDSVSSPPPGPSTQQEKSSVKEVLDSIKVPESSQPVSSKEKTLAEDKGDEGMTSPKVPDSVKGVVKRLNTATKDVTIEDLNSAREAVVKLDVLIDIEKRLNDLTTLRQEREEKESTISGALPAGAFGGNVPPPSLSPSALAPVPAAIPPVVVLEKDVDVTKIMGASGRYVASIKTVDGEERRVKAGDKLPDGSVIDSVSRNGVTVLSPSKKRTTIQVKDISAVFGGR; from the coding sequence ATGAAAATCGCCGCTAAAACATCTCTTATAGTCATAGCCTTGGCTTTTGGCTTAGTTTCTGGCTTCTCTTCTTTGGCGAGGGCTGAGGATTCGGTTTCTTCGCCGCCGCCAGGCCCATCGACTCAGCAGGAAAAATCTTCCGTCAAAGAGGTTTTGGATTCTATCAAAGTTCCTGAGAGCAGCCAGCCGGTGTCCAGCAAAGAAAAGACATTGGCGGAAGATAAGGGGGATGAGGGCATGACTTCGCCTAAAGTCCCTGACTCTGTAAAAGGTGTCGTCAAGCGCTTGAATACAGCAACAAAAGACGTCACGATTGAGGATCTCAACTCAGCGCGTGAAGCCGTTGTTAAATTGGATGTTTTGATCGATATCGAAAAAAGACTGAATGATTTGACGACGTTGCGTCAGGAACGGGAAGAAAAAGAGAGCACCATTTCTGGGGCTCTTCCTGCGGGTGCCTTTGGAGGCAATGTCCCCCCCCCCTCCTTGTCTCCTTCTGCCTTGGCTCCCGTGCCCGCAGCTATTCCCCCAGTCGTTGTGCTAGAGAAGGACGTTGATGTTACAAAAATTATGGGGGCATCAGGGCGCTATGTAGCCTCGATTAAAACGGTTGATGGGGAAGAGAGGCGGGTTAAGGCGGGGGATAAATTACCTGATGGATCCGTTATTGATTCTGTTTCTCGTAATGGGGTAACCGTTTTGTCACCCAGTAAGAAAAGAACCACAATTCAGGTCAAAGACATCAGCGCTGTTTTTGGCGGGCGGTAA